A segment of the Halovivax limisalsi genome:
TCGTCGAACGCGGTCACGTCGAAGTAGACCGATCCGTTCGACTCGTAGGCGTACCCTCGCTCGACGAGCGTCTCGACGAGGTCGATGATCTGGGGGACGTGTTCGGAGACGCGCGGATAGACGTCCGCCCGGAGGAGGTTCAACGAGCGCATGTCCTCGATCGTTCGGGTCACGTAACTGCGAGCGACCTCGCTCTCGGAGGAGCCGAGGTCGGCCTCGCCGACCCGGGCGACGATCTTCTCGTTGACGTCGGTGAAGTTCTCGACGTGGTGGACGTCGTAGCCCAGGTGTTCGAGCCACCGGTGCATGACGTCGACGTGGACCCACGACCGCGCGTGGCCCAGGTGGGGCGGGTCGGAAACCGTCAGGCCACAGTAGTACAGAGAGACCGCGTCCGGATCCCGTGGCTCGAACGGCTCCAGTTCGCCCGTCAACGTGTTCGTCACGTGCAGGGTCATTGGACCCCTCTTTCCGCGGCGGACAGTTAAACCGTTGGATGCACGGCCGACAGGACGGAATCGATCCCGGCCCGTCGCGACAGACTTGCTAGGGCCGGGCAGTGTCCTCGCGCAGCTCGACCCGTCTACGACCCGGACGTCGGCACCGACGCGAACGCCGATTCGATCACCCGGAGGCCGTTCGCGCCGTCGCGCCGGGGGACGACGAAGACGGCCGCAGACCCGGCATCGAACGCCGCGGTACGCACCTCGACGTCGGCGAGGGCGCACCGCTCGATCGCGGTGGCAACCCCCGTCGCGTCCACCTCGCCGCTCGCGACGATGGCCGTTCGGTCGCCGGCGCCGGCTCCGAGTCGCGTCTCGCCGACCTGGAGGAGCGTCTCGTCCTGCCGCTCGACCGGTTCGATGCCGCTTTGCATCGTGACTCGAACGTCCCGTTCGGTCGACTCCAGCGGTGGCAGGTCCTCGGCGTAGCGACGAAGCGCCGTCGCGACGGCGTCGACCTCGCCGTCGACGTCGAGAAACCGGGCCAGGGCCGTGTAGTTACAGACGCCCGCTCGGAGGGCGTCCACGAGGAACGGATAGTCCTCGACGGCGGCGCGGGTCTGGGCTGCCAGTGACATGTCCGTGGGACGGCGACGGATCAGCATAAACGCCCCGAAAGCGGGCTTCCTCCAGCGGGTCCGGGCCCGACGCCGAAATTCGGCCGGGTCGTCTCCGGGCGACGACGAATCCGTCCCGTTCGCGACTCCGGCGGCCGGACGTCGCGACGGTCAGTCGATCGAATCCGCCCCGGCGAGTTCGCGTTCCAGGCGATCGAGGTAGGATTCGACGAACGCGTGGCGCTCGTTCGCGACCCGACGGCCGGCGTCGGTGTACATCCGTTCGCGAAGCGAGAGCAGTTTCGATTCGATATGTTCGAGGGACGTCCCCGCAGCGTCCGACTCGCTGTCGGACCGGTCCGGGTGGATCGGCTGGCCGAATTCGCCGCCGTGGGTGAACGCTCGCGCGATGCCGACGGCGCCGATCGCGTCGAGGTTGTCGGCGTCCGAGAGGAGTCGCGCCTCGACCGTCTCCGGTTCGACGTCGGTCGAGTACCGGTGTGATCGGATGCAGTGACAGACCGCCTCGACCGTCTCGTCCGGAAACGCGGCGAGGACGTCGCGCGCTTCGCGGGCGCCCCAGGCCGCGTGGTCCTCGATCCGCCCGTCGGCTTCGCGCGACCGCCCGATGTCGTGGAGATAGACGGCGAGTTCGAGCACTCGCTCGTCGACGTCGTCGCGGTCGGCGGCCAGGCGAGTCGCGAGGCGCTCCACCCGGCGGACGTGGCGCCAGTCGTGTGCGGGCGAGGCGTCTTCGAAGTACGTGCGGGCGACGGCCCGGACGTCCGCGGCCGAGTCGACGGTCATCGACTCACCGCCCGGTACTCGACCGTCATCGTGCCACCTGCCAGTACTCGACCGTCATCGCATCACCTGCCAGTACTCGACCGTCATCGTGCCACCTGCCAGTGAATGACGACGCCGTCGTCGAGTTCCTCGACGCCGTCGAGCGAGAGTTCCGGGAACGACTCGACGAATCCAGCGCCGTCGACGAGCGTGGGGGCGTCGCGGCCGCCGATCACGGTGGGGCCGACGAACGTCGAGAGGTCGTCGACGAGCCCGGCGTCGAACAGCGAGAAGCAGAGTTCGCCGCCGCCCTCGACCAGCACCTCCTCGAGTCCCGCGTCCTCGAGCGCGGCGAACGCCCGGAGGAGGTCGACGCGCTCCGTCCCCGCGACGATCAGGTTCGCTCCTTCGGCCGCGAGCGTCGCGCGGCGATCCGCCGGTGCGTCCTCGCTCACGAGAAGGTAGGTGTCCGCGTCGTCGTCGAGGACGGCCGCGTCGGCCGGCGTTCGACCGGTCGAATCGGCGACCACGCGGGCGGGATTCGCTTCGCGTCCGGCGTCAGCTCGCGCCTGGCGGCGATCGGCGTCTTTGACGGTGAGGCTCGGATCGTCCGCGAGGACGGTGCCCACGCCGACGACCACGGCATCCGCGTCGGCCCGGAGGCGGTCGACGCGGTCGAAATCCGCCTCGCCGCTGATCGCGTGCTGGACGCGTTCGCGGGTGGAGAGCTTCCCGTCCGCGCTCATCGCGGCGTTGACGGTCACGTGCATGCTCGATCGGACCTTCACGCGAGGTCGTACAAAGACTGTTCGGTCGGCCGAGCGGTCCCCTGGGGTTGACGACGCCCCGGTTCGCGATCGTCGTCCACCGCGACCTGATGCTCTCGGCGTCTAATCTGAACGTGATCGAGACCGTTCGCTGGCGCTGATTGTAAAGAACGCGTGACTGTAAAGGCGAAGAACGAATCGGTTGCGGTGACCGTATCGAACCCGTGACTCTCTCCGACGGCGGCAAGTCTCGCGAGCGTGGGACCGATCTCTCCGGTACTGCCGAACGGAACGGGACCGGTTCCGCCGGTATCCCGTGTGGTGCCGGTCGGTCGCAGCGGTGGCGCGGTCCGGTCGCGCGAGTACGGCGTTCGAGGCGTCGGTCGGTGCCGATCATCCGCGCTGGGGGTGGCGGACGTGGGTGATCGTCCGCGTGCGGTCTACCGGTGTAGCGACGGCCGGTATCGGACGCGGTGGCAGATCGACCGTCGGCTGGCCGCGGGCACGTGGCGCCGGTGTCTGGAGAGCTCGACGTCGGCGACGCTGCTCGTCGAACGCCCGGACGGGCTCCTCCTGTCGTTGTCCCCGGTACCGACCGCTTCGCTGCCGTCGTGGATCGAACTCAGATCCGACGGCCGCGGCGTCTGGATCGCCGACCGTCGGCGGACGACGCCCGTCGATCGGCAGGTCCCGCGACGACGAACGACTGTGGATACACCTAACGTCTGAGGATGTTCAGGCGGAACGTTACGACCGACGGAGCCAACGGTGTGCCGTGAATCGCCGTCAGCTCGTCGCGACGATCGGCGCCGTCGGATCGGCAGCCGTCCTCGGGCTGGCCGGTCGACGCGGATCCGAGACGGTGCGCATCCGCGTGTTCCGCTCCGAACAGGCCGATCGCGAGCGGGGCCTGTTCCGGTCGGTTCGATCGCTCGTCGAATCGACGATGGCGTATCCGTTCTGGGACGTGGCGGTCTACGACGGCGGTGTGGTTTCGCTCTCGACCGAGCGCGCGGCGCGAGCGGTCACCAGCGGCGAGTGGCCGCGACTGGTCGGTCGCGGGCGAGCCACGAACGTTGCCGTCGGGGCACCGTGGGACGTGAACCTGCTTGTGACGACGAGCCGGATGGACGACCCGCCGACCGGCTACGCGATCTCCCACGTCGCCGCCGTCGGCGGCGCGACGCACCTCGCGGGCTTCGAACCCGACGCCGAGACGATGGCGCTCTCTCCGGGCGCGTTCAGCGCGCACGTCCTGCTCCACGAGATCGGCCACGCGCTCGGATTAAGACACGAACACGGAGCGCACTACCGACGGGGTGACGAATCGATCGCGACGCCGATGCTCTCGACGTACGCCTGGAGCGACGACCACGATGTCACTCGCGGTCGGTGTCGGGGACGCGAGCCGCGCCCGACGAGCAGGCGGACGGATCAGACGGCGGTTCCCGCCGAGAAGCGTCGCCTCCAGTTCGCGTTTAGCGACTGCGCCCGTCGTACGTTAGCACAGTACGCGTACAGATCCCTCTAAGAACACGCCTCTCGATACCGCTTTCGCGCGCGGCCTATTCCTCGTCCTGCTCGGCATCCTCGCCGCGTGCAAAACTGGCCTGGGCCGCTCCCTCGCCCGTAGCTGCCTCCGGGCCCTCGATGAGGGCTTCGAAGTCGTCGACCTCGTCGTACTGGTCTTGATAGAGCAGGGCCGCTTTCCCCTGCTGAGAGATCTCGTACAGTCCCGACCGTTCCGCCGGGCCGATCTTATCGACCAGTCCGTAGTCTTCCAGCACGGGAAGTCGGGTGTTGATGTTCTTTCGACTTTTCCCAGTGTGGGAGGCCAAATTCGTAGCGACGTTGCGACCTTCGGCTTCGAGCGCTTCCAGAATCAGGAAGTCAGTTGGTTGTCGGAGTTTCATGGTAGTGACGTCCGATACCCCATGTTGTTTCCGATGGTGATAAACTCTTTCGGCTCGAAGATTGGCACGTTAATAGCTATTAGGTATACTAATTTAGGCTCCACACGGCTTCTGCGTTCCGTATTGTGCAATTTTTCGGCAGGGAATGATACAGAGGGGCTATCGACCGAACTGCGCTTGCGTTCTCTCGTTCCGGCACGAAGCTCGGCGCTCGGTTCCCACTGGTGCGGATCAGTGATCGCGCCCATTCGGGTCGCAGTGAGGGGTCATTCGGTATCGAAATTACTGCACGTTCGAGGTCACGGTCACCGCGCGACCGGAGCCGCGATCACGTGCGTTCGAGGCGATTCGATCTCGCCGGTTCGAGGTCGCCGGAGGGTCGGACGAGCGTCCGGTCGAGCCGCGTGACGAACCGCGCCACGGCCGCCGGCCGCTCGAGTCGGAGCGAGGCGGCCGAGGGGCGCGGGTCTCCCACCAGGATCCCGTATCCGTCGGGTTCGACCACCTCGAACGCGTCTTCGTCGGTGGTATCGTCCCCGACGAAGAGCGTCACCGTCCCGGCCGGACTGTCGCGCTGGAGCAGTTCGACGAGGCTCCCTTTGTCCCAATCGATCGACGGGGTGAACTCGACGATGGCTTTACCGGCGGAGACGTCGAGTTTGCCCGCGCCGTACCGGTCGACGATAGCCCGAACGCGTGCGTCGACGACCGGTTCGAGCCCCGGCGGCGCGTTCCGGTAGTGGACCGTTCCGGACAGTTCCTTGTACTCGACGCTGACGCCGGGAAATCCGGAGAGCGTCCGGGAGAGCAGGCCGCAACAGTACTGAATCCGGGGTCTGGCGGCCCGCGCGATCGGGTGGACCGTCCGCTGCCCGCCGGTCCTCGCTTCGTTCGGTCGAGAGCATTCGAGGCCGTGGTTGCCGGCGAGGATGACGGACGACGTCACCCTGGATTCGAGGTCGCCGAGTTCGCGGCCGCTGACGACGGCGACGGTGACGTGTGGGCGATCGACGAGCGCCTTTATGGCTCGCCGATTCGCCGGCAGCATCCTGGCCTCGTCCGGCCGATCGACGATCGGCGCCAGGGTTCCGTCGAAGTCCAGACAACAGAGGACGTGCGCCGCCTCGGCGAGACTGCGTCGGAGCGCATCGTCGTGAGCCTCGACCGGACGCGGCGCGGACGACCGCGAGCGATCGCCAGTTTCGGCTGCGCGCGGACCGGAACCGGTCGCGGCGTCTTCGATCGCGTCGGTCATCACGGTTCGCCGGTCGCTGGCGTCGACGACGAGCGTCGCGTCCGATCGTGCGCGTCGCGGAGCGCTTCGAACTGGCTCGCCATCCACCAGTCGACGCTCCGATCGTGAACGCGCCGGCGCATCCGGCGCATTCGGTGGCGACGTTCGTCCGGGTCGGCTCGCAGCGCCGCGTCGATCGTCGCGGCCATCCCGTCGATATCCGTCGGGTCGATCGTGTAGGCGAGGTCGCCGAGCTGCTCGGTCGCCCCGGCGAATTCGCTCAGACAGAGCGCGCCCGAATCGTCGACGCTGGCGGCGACGTACTCCTTCGCGACGAGGTTCATTCCGTCGCGCTTCGAGGAGACGACCAGCGCGTCGGCGCGCCGGTAGAGTTCGATCAGCGCCGAGCGGGGCAGGTAGTCCTCCGTGTAGACGATCGGTCGCCACGTCCCGCTCGCGAATCGATCGTTCACCCGGTCGACGGCGGACCGAACCGCGTCCCCGTACTCGCTGTAGGCGGGGATGTTCGTCCGGCTCGGCGATGCAGACTGGACGAAGACCAGCGAGTCCCGCCACCCGGGCTCGCGTTCGAGCAGTCGTTCGATCGCCTCCACGCGCGCCAGTATCCCTTTGGAGTAATCGAGCCGGTCGACGCCGAGACAGAGCGCGTCGCACTCCGGAATTGCGAGGTGGGCCGAGAGGCGTTCGCGGTCCGCGCCGTCGTCCGAACGTTCGGTGATCGAGTTCGGCACCGTCACCTGGTCCGACGGGGTGCGATCCAGCTCCTCGTACTCGACCGTCCGGCGGCCGGCCGAATCGAGCGATCGCGCCGTGCGAGCGTGGTCGTCGGCGTCGATACCGAGCGGTGTGGCGAGCACCCGCGTTCGGTCGCCGTCGAGCGTCACGACCCCGGCGTCGCGATCGACGCTCGCGTCGGGCTCGAACCGTTCGACGCACTCGAAAAAGTTCTCGACGAACGAGGCGACGTGAAAGCCGAGCAGATCCGTGCCGAGCAGCCCGTCGAGGAGTTCGACCGCGCCCGGGCAGGCGCCGAACTCGTCGGGTTTCGGCCACGGTACGTGCCAGAACAGTCCGACCGTGGTTCCGGGCGGGGCGGTCTCCTCGATGTACGCGGGCGCCAGCGCGAGGTGATAATCCTGCAGCCAGACGAGCGAATTCGCCTCCGCGTGGTCCGTCGCGCAGGTCGCGAACCGACGGTTGACGTCGCGGTAGTCCCGATAATCGCCCGGTCGGGACTCGACGTGCTCGGGGAACCCGTGGCAGAGCGGCCACAGGACGCGGTTGGCAAAGCCCTCGTAGTAGCCGTCGACGGTGTCTTCGTCCAGCCACAGTCGACGGAGCGTGTAGGCGGGGTCGGACGGCGGTACGCTTACGCAGTCCGCTTCGTCGACGACGTCCTCGTCCGCGTCGCCGTCGCCCCACGCGATCCACGTGCCGCCGACGCGCTGGAGCACCGGATCGAGCGCGGACGTCAGCCCCCCGGTCGGCCGATCGACCGTCACCGTCCCCTGCTCGTCGTACCGGTGGCGATACGGTTCCCGGTTCGAGACGAGGACGACCGAGTCGAAGGATTCGAGCGCGTCGAGTGCGCGCCGCCGCTCGGCGTCCGTTCGTCTCGTTCGATCCGAAGACGCCGCCTGATCGGGTGTTCGCATTCAGGTACTCAATCCCGGTCGCGACCGGTTCCTCGCCCGCTTGCATTTGCCGGGCGGCTAAACGTGCGGGAACACCGAGGCCGAAGTAACTCGTCGACGGCAGCCGGTCGGGCGATGAACCGACCGGTCCTCCCGCGGCCGGGTCAGTCCGAACGGGCGGACGTTCGGTCGATCGGGCCGGTCGTGTTCCTCGCGGGTGCGCAGACGAGCCGAGCGGCTACGGGGAGCGACTCCGACCGAGTCCGAATCGAACTCGAGGCGCTTCCGGTGCTGATCGATTCGCCGAACGGAGCCGGGTACCTCGAACGGCTCCCCGGCTATGATCGCCTCGTCAGTCGAATCAGTTCGATTCGGAAACGAACCCGCGTCCGGCGTGGGTCAGTAGTAATATACTTCTACGGGATGGCCGCAGTTTCGACAGCGAGCGTTCGTCCCTTGCAGGCGCTGCTCGGATCGATCGTCGGTCGAGACGATCCCGGGACCGGGTGGCACGCGGGCCGCGACCGGCGTCTCGCAGTGCGGACAGCCGACCTCGACTGCTCGCTCGTTCGTTCCGGACATGCGCGCCCGTTATGGCGGTGTGAGAGTTAGTTATCGGATCGATACGTCGCCGGTCGGCCGAGTAGCGACGGGTCCATCCCTCGGTTCGGTCCGCGACCGAACGGTCGGACGCGCTCCCGGGACCATCGGACGCGTTCTCGCGGCCATTTGCGTGTCCCCGACGGCCGATCGACGCGGGGAGGTTGGTGTTCGACGCGGCCGCCCCGGATATCGGTACAACGAGCCCGACCACCGCCGAAGGGCGACCGCTCGACGAGCTGTCAGTCGGTCGAGCCGGCCGATAGTCCACGATTACCCCGGGGAACGGTCCGGCTAATTAACGCGAGGTGGGTCAAACCCCGGAACGGTGTACGAACGATCACGTGGACGGGCCGGATCGTCCGATGCGTGTACGCTCGATGCGGCTCGGTCTCCCGGTGCGTCTCGAGTCGTCGAGCGCCGTCCCGCGTGTGAGCCGCGAGCGTCCGGCGGTCCACCGAGGGACCGGGGGTGGTGGTGACGTGTCGGAGTGGCGACCCGATCCCGCCCTGCACGACGTGGCCGTCCTCGTCGTCGGTCCGGCGACCCGAACCCGCGGGATACGACGGATTTTAGAGCGCGAATTCGGCGACGATTCGGTGGCGATCGTTTCCGACCTCGAGGAGGCCCGTTCCCGAGCGTCGATGGTCGACTGTCTGCTCTGTGCGTATCCGGCGGACGAGCTTGAGCGCGCGCTCGCCAGTTTGCGACGGGGGACCGAGACGCCCATCCTCGCGGTCACCGACGACCCGACGATCGATCCGATCGCAGCGGGGGCGACCGACGTCCTTCCTGCGGACGCCCCACCGGGAATCGTGCGTGCGAGAGTGTCCTCGACGATGGGGGCGGCCGCACGCGAGCGCCTCGATCGGTGTCGATCCCTGCTGAGCGCGACGAGCGTCGCCCTCCTGACGAGTCGCGAGGGCACCGTTCAGTGGGCGAGCGACGGCATCGACGACACCATCGGCCTCGCGCCGGAGGGGGTCGTCGAAACGAAGCTCTCGGCCCTCGTCCACCCCGCCGACCGGTCGGACTTCGAGGCGACCGAAACGGCGCTGGCCGACGAGTCGATCGGGGCTCGCCGATCGATTTCCTGTCGACTCCGGCACGCGGACGAGCGCTACCGCGTCCATCGCGTCGTGGGAGTGAACCGCCTCGAGGATCCGGTCGTCGACGGACTGGTCTGGACGATCGAATCGCCACGAACGGGCGAGCACTCGGCCGCCGCCGGTTCGGTCGGCGGACTGCTGGAACGGATCGGGGATCCGGCGTTCGTCGTCGACGACGCGTGGCTCCTCGAAGCCGGCAACGAGGCGGGTCTGGCACTCCTCGATGTCGATTCCGCCGACGGAACGGGGAGATCCATCTGGGATCGGCTCCCGCCGTCGACCGTCGACACCTGGTTCGAGCGGCTGACCGAGGCGCGCGAACGCGGCGAGCCGGTCTCGTTCGTCGTGGATCGCCCGTCCGACGGTGGGGCCCTCGCCGTTCGCGCCTACCCGAACGGGGAGTCGACGCTAATCGTCGCACAGGAACGCGATCGAACGGAATCCGACGCGATGCGGACTCGCCTCGAGCGACTCGGCTCCCTCCTCGACGCCGTCCCGGCCCTCGCCGCGGTGATCGAGTCCGATCGGATCGCGATCGCGAACGCCCGAACGTTCGCGGACGCCGATCGGGAGACCGTCGTCGGCCACACCGTCGCGGAGGTGTTCGGCGCCGACGTCGCAGAGCGCATCCTCGCTCGCGCCGGGTCCCGGGTCCGCCGCGTCGACCCGATCACCTGGAAGACCCCCGACGGATCGATCGTCGAACTCTCGGTCGTCCCGCTCGACGGTGACGAGGCGATTCTGGTCGGACGTGACGTGACGGAAACGCGCCGGTTACTCGACGGAATCGGGGTCGTGAGCGACGCCATGTCCGACGTTCGCGGGACGGAACGGCGCGACGACGCCCGCGACGTCATCCTCGATGCCACTCGCCGATCCCTGTCCGTCGAGTACGCCGTGTGGTATCGTCGGTCCGATTCGCACCTGCAGCCGGTCTCCCACGCGACGGATGGCTCCCCCATCGAGCCGATCCCGATCGGGCTCGATCTCGATCGCGTGACGGCCTCCGGAGACGACCGCGCGACCGCGCTCGACGTGGCCGATCCGCTTCCGATCGACGACGAGGTGACCCTCGCCACGGCGCTCGCCGTACCGATTCGCGAATCGGCGGTGATCATCGCCGGCGACGGGCTCACGGCTGGAGACGACCGACGGACCGTCGCGGCCGTCGATCACGATCGGTCGATGCGCGACGGTGAATCGGCCCGTTCGGCGCCGCCGTCGACCCCCGGCGCGGGTGTCGAATCCGGCTCGAGCAGCCGCTCGCTTCCGGATCGAGGGTCGGCCAGCGGCTCGTTCGACGGATCGGTCGCCGACGCCACCGCGCGCACCCGAACGACGCTGGGAACGCTCTGTGGTGCGGTCGGGGCGCTGACGCTCGATCGGCTCGACGAACGCGACGCGCGGGAATCCCTCACCGCCGGTCGGGAGCGGGCGGAAACCGAACTGGACGCCTGCGAGGCGTTACTGGATCGACTCGACCGTATCGGGCGCTCGATCCGGTCCGCACCGGACCGGTCCAGCGTCGAGTCGACCGTCTGCGAGGCCCTCGCCGCGATCGACGAGGTCGGCCTCGCGGTCGTCGCGTCGTCGGCCGACGACGGCGTCGACGTTCGCGCGACCGCCGGGCCGGCGAGCGAGTTCGCCGCGGTGCTGTCATCGAGTGGCCGATCCCCGGCGGTCGACGCGATCCTCGGGGCGATCGAAGCCGACGAGCCGCGGGTCGTCGACGATCTCGCCGATCGGGACGACGCGTCGAATCGGCGGCAGCTCCGTCGATACGACCTGTCCTCGGCCGTCGCGGTCCCGATCGCGGGTCGGTCGCTCTCGCACGGCGCGCTCGGAATCTACTTCGCGTCCGGATCGCAACCGACGGAGCGGTTCGTGCGGTTCGCGACCGTCGCGGCCGCGGCGGTCGGCGTCGCGATCGACTCGATCGACCGTCGAGCGGCGTTGCTCTCGGGCGATCGCCTCGAACTCGAGCTCGCCGTTCCGCCCGACGCCGAGGTCCTCTCGCGGGCGGCCGTAACCGCGGACGCGTCGATCACCGTCGAGGCGGCAGCGAGCGGAGCCGACGCGACGACGGTCTATCTCACGGTCTCCGGGGCTGACGGCGAACCCGTCGCCGAGGCGCTCCGCGCCGAACCGACGGCCCGAT
Coding sequences within it:
- a CDS encoding DUF7523 family protein; translation: MSLAAQTRAAVEDYPFLVDALRAGVCNYTALARFLDVDGEVDAVATALRRYAEDLPPLESTERDVRVTMQSGIEPVERQDETLLQVGETRLGAGAGDRTAIVASGEVDATGVATAIERCALADVEVRTAAFDAGSAAVFVVPRRDGANGLRVIESAFASVPTSGS
- a CDS encoding HD domain-containing protein, which codes for MTVDSAADVRAVARTYFEDASPAHDWRHVRRVERLATRLAADRDDVDERVLELAVYLHDIGRSREADGRIEDHAAWGAREARDVLAAFPDETVEAVCHCIRSHRYSTDVEPETVEARLLSDADNLDAIGAVGIARAFTHGGEFGQPIHPDRSDSESDAAGTSLEHIESKLLSLRERMYTDAGRRVANERHAFVESYLDRLERELAGADSID
- a CDS encoding 2,5-diamino-6-(ribosylamino)-4(3H)-pyrimidinone 5'-phosphate reductase, translating into MHVTVNAAMSADGKLSTRERVQHAISGEADFDRVDRLRADADAVVVGVGTVLADDPSLTVKDADRRQARADAGREANPARVVADSTGRTPADAAVLDDDADTYLLVSEDAPADRRATLAAEGANLIVAGTERVDLLRAFAALEDAGLEEVLVEGGGELCFSLFDAGLVDDLSTFVGPTVIGGRDAPTLVDGAGFVESFPELSLDGVEELDDGVVIHWQVAR
- a CDS encoding peptidase M10A and M12B matrixin and adamalysin, which encodes MNRRQLVATIGAVGSAAVLGLAGRRGSETVRIRVFRSEQADRERGLFRSVRSLVESTMAYPFWDVAVYDGGVVSLSTERAARAVTSGEWPRLVGRGRATNVAVGAPWDVNLLVTTSRMDDPPTGYAISHVAAVGGATHLAGFEPDAETMALSPGAFSAHVLLHEIGHALGLRHEHGAHYRRGDESIATPMLSTYAWSDDHDVTRGRCRGREPRPTSRRTDQTAVPAEKRRLQFAFSDCARRTLAQYAYRSL
- a CDS encoding winged helix-turn-helix transcriptional regulator, with protein sequence MKLRQPTDFLILEALEAEGRNVATNLASHTGKSRKNINTRLPVLEDYGLVDKIGPAERSGLYEISQQGKAALLYQDQYDEVDDFEALIEGPEAATGEGAAQASFARGEDAEQDEE
- the otsB gene encoding trehalose-phosphatase, which gives rise to MTDAIEDAATGSGPRAAETGDRSRSSAPRPVEAHDDALRRSLAEAAHVLCCLDFDGTLAPIVDRPDEARMLPANRRAIKALVDRPHVTVAVVSGRELGDLESRVTSSVILAGNHGLECSRPNEARTGGQRTVHPIARAARPRIQYCCGLLSRTLSGFPGVSVEYKELSGTVHYRNAPPGLEPVVDARVRAIVDRYGAGKLDVSAGKAIVEFTPSIDWDKGSLVELLQRDSPAGTVTLFVGDDTTDEDAFEVVEPDGYGILVGDPRPSAASLRLERPAAVARFVTRLDRTLVRPSGDLEPARSNRLERT
- a CDS encoding alpha,alpha-trehalose-phosphate synthase (UDP-forming), with protein sequence MRTPDQAASSDRTRRTDAERRRALDALESFDSVVLVSNREPYRHRYDEQGTVTVDRPTGGLTSALDPVLQRVGGTWIAWGDGDADEDVVDEADCVSVPPSDPAYTLRRLWLDEDTVDGYYEGFANRVLWPLCHGFPEHVESRPGDYRDYRDVNRRFATCATDHAEANSLVWLQDYHLALAPAYIEETAPPGTTVGLFWHVPWPKPDEFGACPGAVELLDGLLGTDLLGFHVASFVENFFECVERFEPDASVDRDAGVVTLDGDRTRVLATPLGIDADDHARTARSLDSAGRRTVEYEELDRTPSDQVTVPNSITERSDDGADRERLSAHLAIPECDALCLGVDRLDYSKGILARVEAIERLLEREPGWRDSLVFVQSASPSRTNIPAYSEYGDAVRSAVDRVNDRFASGTWRPIVYTEDYLPRSALIELYRRADALVVSSKRDGMNLVAKEYVAASVDDSGALCLSEFAGATEQLGDLAYTIDPTDIDGMAATIDAALRADPDERRHRMRRMRRRVHDRSVDWWMASQFEALRDAHDRTRRSSSTPATGEP
- a CDS encoding bacterio-opsin activator domain-containing protein encodes the protein MSEWRPDPALHDVAVLVVGPATRTRGIRRILEREFGDDSVAIVSDLEEARSRASMVDCLLCAYPADELERALASLRRGTETPILAVTDDPTIDPIAAGATDVLPADAPPGIVRARVSSTMGAAARERLDRCRSLLSATSVALLTSREGTVQWASDGIDDTIGLAPEGVVETKLSALVHPADRSDFEATETALADESIGARRSISCRLRHADERYRVHRVVGVNRLEDPVVDGLVWTIESPRTGEHSAAAGSVGGLLERIGDPAFVVDDAWLLEAGNEAGLALLDVDSADGTGRSIWDRLPPSTVDTWFERLTEARERGEPVSFVVDRPSDGGALAVRAYPNGESTLIVAQERDRTESDAMRTRLERLGSLLDAVPALAAVIESDRIAIANARTFADADRETVVGHTVAEVFGADVAERILARAGSRVRRVDPITWKTPDGSIVELSVVPLDGDEAILVGRDVTETRRLLDGIGVVSDAMSDVRGTERRDDARDVILDATRRSLSVEYAVWYRRSDSHLQPVSHATDGSPIEPIPIGLDLDRVTASGDDRATALDVADPLPIDDEVTLATALAVPIRESAVIIAGDGLTAGDDRRTVAAVDHDRSMRDGESARSAPPSTPGAGVESGSSSRSLPDRGSASGSFDGSVADATARTRTTLGTLCGAVGALTLDRLDERDARESLTAGRERAETELDACEALLDRLDRIGRSIRSAPDRSSVESTVCEALAAIDEVGLAVVASSADDGVDVRATAGPASEFAAVLSSSGRSPAVDAILGAIEADEPRVVDDLADRDDASNRRQLRRYDLSSAVAVPIAGRSLSHGALGIYFASGSQPTERFVRFATVAAAAVGVAIDSIDRRAALLSGDRLELELAVPPDAEVLSRAAVTADASITVEAAASGADATTVYLTVSGADGEPVAEALRAEPTARSVRVRPSDDTNRLEVELERPTLPDAIAAFGGTLHSVEPGADARVFVSIPSDRSVRSLVEHLRAEVPGLELVARRPAGPTNRTGREDVLSALTDRQREVLRTAYAAGYFEWPREHSGEEVAERLDISQPTFARHFRAAERAVFQALFEDD